One part of the Halobacteria archaeon AArc-dxtr1 genome encodes these proteins:
- a CDS encoding DUF1328 domain-containing protein, whose protein sequence is MLELALAFFIIAIIAAAFGATGVAGVTMAAAKWIVGLFLLLAVLSMLL, encoded by the coding sequence ATGCTAGAACTTGCACTCGCGTTCTTCATCATCGCAATCATCGCCGCCGCGTTCGGTGCGACCGGCGTCGCTGGCGTTACGATGGCCGCCGCGAAGTGGATCGTGGGGCTGTTCTTGCTGCTGGCGGTCCTCTCGATGTTGCTGTAG